One genomic window of Burkholderiales bacterium includes the following:
- a CDS encoding DUF2442 domain-containing protein, whose translation MHKVTACRAEEDYKLWIRFEDGLEGSVFLGNLLEIGAFRLWLDVREFEKVSVDPETATVTWEGGIRLDPEVLYQDLAARAGR comes from the coding sequence ATGCACAAAGTGACCGCGTGCAGGGCCGAGGAGGACTACAAGCTCTGGATCCGCTTCGAGGATGGGCTGGAGGGCAGCGTCTTCCTCGGCAATCTGCTGGAGATCGGCGCGTTCAGGCTCTGGCTCGACGTGCGCGAGTTCGAAAAGGTGAGCGTGGATCCCGAGACCGCGACGGTGACCTGGGAGGGCGGCATCCGGCTCGACCCGGAAGTGCTGTACCAGGATCTCGCCGCCCGGGCAGGGCGCTAG